The nucleotide window CTGTCATTATTCACAAATATATCTTGCTAACTCTGCCCCATTTCTGCCAGGATGTGGCACACGAGATTTCTGGAGAGCTCCAGGCCAATCCTGACCTGATCATTGGAAACTACAGCGATGGAAACCTTGTCGCGTGCTTGCTTGCGCACAAGATGGGTGTTACTCATGTATGAATTCTAGCTACTTCTGTGTTGTTGCAAGCATATTTACGGCACGTTGATCTTTGCTGATGATCATTGGTCTGCAGTGCACTATTGCGCACGCTCTTGAGAAAACCAAGTACCCCAACTCTGATCTCTACTGGAAGAAGTTTGAGGACCACTACCACTTCTCATGCCAGTTCACTACCGACCTGATTGCGATGAACCATGCCGACTTCATCATCACAAGCACCTTCCAAGAGATTGCTGGAAAGTAATGTTTCTTTACGACTGAACTTTCTCTGATGATATCCATCTGTTTTGTTGTAGAATGCAGTTGTCTTTGCATGGCCTAATGCAAATTCTGCCTTTTCAGCAAGGACACCGTTGGTCAGTACGAGTCTCACATGGCATTCACAATGCCTGGGATGTACCGTGTTGTCCATGGTATCGATGTTTTCGACCCCAAGTTTAACATAGTCTCACCTGGTGCGGACATGTCCATCTACTTCCCGTACTCCGAGTCACAGAGGAGGCTCACCTCCCTCCACCCAGAGATCGAGGAGCTGCTCTACAGTGATGTTGACAACAACGAGCACAAGTGAGAACTGCAGAATTGTTTCTTACTGCTTGAGCTGCATCGGTTTGATGCATTTATTGCTGTTCATCTGACTAGAATACATTCTGCAGGTACGTGCTCAAGGACAGGAACAAGCCAATCATCTTCTCGATGGCCCGTTTGGACCGTGTCAAGAACTTGACTGGTCTAGTTGAGTTGTATGGCAAGAACCCTCGCTTGCAGGAGCTAGTTAACCTTGTGGTTGTCTGCGGTGACCATGGCAATCCATCAAAGGACAAGGAGGAGCAGGCTGAGTTCAAGAAGATGTTTGACCTTATTGAGCAGTACAGCCTGAATGGCCATGTCCGCTGGATCTCCGCTCAGATGAACCGTGTCCGTAATGCTGAGCTCTACCGTTACATCTGCGACACCAAGGGTGCCTTTGTGCAGGTAATTAAATTTTGCATAAACCAAATTCTAGCCTTGTAAGAATTTGTGTACTCACCTCTTGTTTGTGTAGCCTGCTTTCTATGAGGCTTTTGGGCTTACTGTCATTGAGGCCATGACCTGCGGTCTTCCTACCTTCGCAACTGCATATGGTGGTCCTGCTGAGATCATTGTGAACGGCGTGTCCGGCTACCACATTGATCCTTACCAGGGTGACAAGGCCTCTGCTCTGCTAGTTGAGTTCTTTGAGAAGTGCCAGGTTGACCCCAGCCACTGGACGAAGATCTCACAGGGCGGGCTTCAGCGTATTGAGGAGAAGTATGCAACTCAAAATTCACTAGTTTTTACTTGTTCCGAGGATAACTAGTTTGCTGCAACTAACAATCATTTTACCTATCTTATTCAGATACACTTGGAAGCTTTACTCTGAGAGGCTGATGACCCTCACCGGCGTGTATGGGTTCTGGAAGTACGTCTCCAACCTCGAGAGGCGCGAGACCCGCCGCTACCTTGAGATGCTGTACGCCCTCAAGTACCGCACCATGGCCAGCACTGTTCCACTGGCTGTTGAGGGAGAGTCCTCGAGCAAGTGATCTGGCCACCTCCTGCCCGATAGAAGGGTCCCTTGGATTTCTGAAAGAAAAGATTGAGATTTGAGAATGCTTTCGTTTTCTTCCTAGGCGCTGCTCTTTTTAAGATTCAAGGTCGAGTAATTGGTGTGCTAGTTTGGTTTAGTAGTGGGAGTGAGTCGAGACAGACGAAAATGTGGTGTGTGCCAGTCGGTTGGTGATTGCGTATTTCTTGGATGTTACTGTTGAATAATAGGAGCGACATTGGCGTTGTTTCTGAAATAATAATAGTAGCATCCTTCCTCGTTTCCAAGAAAATCTTTGTCACTGTTGCTGAGCTCTGTTACCCTCTATGTAGTCAGAACAATTAGTCGAATCTCAATAGGTGTGCCAAGAACAGCCTAAGAGGAAGGGTAATTTATTGGTTATAGCCGATTGACAGAGCACACTGTGAACCAAGCCATCTTAATATAATTTGTGTGGCCAAAAGATATTGATTAAGCACAATCAGAACTGTAGAAAATGAGTTAGCAAACCAGCATACCGCGTATGTGGACAATCTGACAACAAATGTTTTAGTTCTGTTTCTGCCTTTACTGCATACGCATTGGTGAGGGTTCTGAAGCAACAAAATCAACTGATTGCTAGACAAGATTTCGCTTCTCTTCACATATGAAATCGTAGTTGAAATTGGTGGCCAGAAATTCAAGTTCACTTGTAAATTTAAGTTCTGGAACTAGCACCCTCTATGTAGTCAGAGCAGAGCACTTAGTGGAAGCTTAATAGTGTGCCAAGAACTGCAGAAAATTATTTGTGAAGCTCAATAGGTGGCGAGGGGCATTGGTTGGATGTGTGCCAAGAACTGCAGAAAATGACTTGTGAACCAAACCATCTTAATACGATCTTAATATGATTTGTGTGGCCAAAAGATATTGATTAAACACAATCAGAACTGCAGAAAATGAAGTCTGCAATCTGACGACAAATGTTTTACTTGCCTTTTTCGTAGCACATTTTACTGCATACGCATCGGTTGGCTGAGGGGTGAGGGTTCTGAAGCACCAAAACCAAGAAAATCAACTGATTGCTACGCAAATTCTGAAGCACCACGCTCGCTCACTGGATGAACGTGAACTAATCAGAAGAGGGGGGAATGAGGGAGACCTTTAAGCAAGGCTGGAGCAAGAGTGAGCTGTGCAGACCTTGCGACGGGTACGGCGCGCAGCGACGGCGCCCGCGCTCTTCGGTGCGGCGGCCATGGTCGCCGGCGCGCCGCTCCGAGCTGGTGGCGGCGGCCATTGCCATTGTCATCTATCCGCTGACGCGTCTGAGCAGAGTGGCGGAGTGGGGATGGCACGGTTGGGCCTTATGGATGCTCGAGCCCATTTAGGACTGGGCTGTTCAAGTCAGTGGAGCCCAAGCAGCAAGCAGCCCATCAATGAAGCAGATTAGGAGCAGAGCGAAGCCat belongs to Triticum urartu cultivar G1812 chromosome 7, Tu2.1, whole genome shotgun sequence and includes:
- the LOC125521237 gene encoding sucrose synthase 1, which translates into the protein MGEAAGDRVLSRLHSVRERIGDSLSAHPNELVAVFTRLVNLGNGMLQSHQIIAEYNTAIPEAEREKLKDGAFEDVLRAAQEAIVISPWVALAIRPRPGVWEYVRVNVSELAVEELSVPEYLQFKEQLVEGSNKDFVLELDFEPFNASFPRPSLSKSIGNGVQFLNRHLSSKLFHDKESMYPLLNFLRAHNYKGMTMMLNDRIRSLSALQGALRKAEEHLSGLPADTPYSDFHHRFQELGLEKGWGDCAKRAQETLHLLLDLLEAPDPSTLEKFLGTIPMVFNVVILSPHGYFAQANVLGYPDTGGQVVYILDQVRAMENEMLLRIKQQGLDITPRILIVTRLLPDATGTTCGQRLEKVLGTEHTHILRVPFRTESGIVRKWISRFEVWPYLETFTEDVAHEISGELQANPDLIIGNYSDGNLVACLLAHKMGVTHCTIAHALEKTKYPNSDLYWKKFEDHYHFSCQFTTDLIAMNHADFIITSTFQEIAGNKDTVGQYESHMAFTMPGMYRVVHGIDVFDPKFNIVSPGADMSIYFPYSESQRRLTSLHPEIEELLYSDVDNNEHKYVLKDRNKPIIFSMARLDRVKNLTGLVELYGKNPRLQELVNLVVVCGDHGNPSKDKEEQAEFKKMFDLIEQYSLNGHVRWISAQMNRVRNAELYRYICDTKGAFVQPAFYEAFGLTVIEAMTCGLPTFATAYGGPAEIIVNGVSGYHIDPYQGDKASALLVEFFEKCQVDPSHWTKISQGGLQRIEEKYTWKLYSERLMTLTGVYGFWKYVSNLERRETRRYLEMLYALKYRTMASTVPLAVEGESSSK